The following DNA comes from Corynebacterium lizhenjunii.
CGTAGCCTACTTGGGAGTAGGTTAGCTGCACGACGGGCCAAAATGTGAGGATTTACTCAACTTTTTCGTGTTGTGGGCGCCCTGCACCCGAAAAATCCCGCGCCCGCACCGCGCGGAACACGAGCGCACGGTGCGGGCAGGGGGGGGGGCATCGGCAAGCTGAAGCCCACGCGAAACCTAGGAACGGGTCTCCAGCAGCTTGAGCAGGTCAGCCTGTACCTCGCGGCGGCGAATCTTGCCCAGCTGATCCTTGGCCAGGGACTCAAAGTGGTAGAAGGTGCGCGGAACCTTGTAGCGGGTCAGGCGCTCGCGGGCGAAGCTCTTCATGCCCTCCGGGTCCAAAGCAGCACCGTCGCGCAGGATGACGCACGCCACCACGTCCTCAGAGCCGTCGGCGCGCGGGCGGCCCACCACCGCCACATCCACCACATCCGGGTGGTCCATGATGGTCTCCTCCACCTCCGCTGGGTAGACGTTGAAGCCGCCGGTGATGATGATTTCCTTGATGCGCGAGACCAGGCGAATGAAGCCATCTTCTTCCATCACGCCCATGTCGCCCGTGCGGAACCAATCCTTGTGGAAAGCCGCGGCCGTGGCCTCCGGGTTGTTCAGGTAGCCCTGGAAGATCTGCGGTCCGCGCACCAGCAGCTCGCCCTCTTGGCCATCCGGCATGGTCTCATCCAAATTATCCGGGTTGGCGATGCGAATTTCCGTATCACTAAACGGAACCCCAATGTAGCCCGGGCGGCGCTGGCCATTCATGGGATTGCCAGCCAGGACCGGGGAAGTCTCCGTCAGGCCGTAGCCCTCCACCAACTGGCCGCCGCTGAGTTCCTCCCAACGCTCCACCGTGCGCACCGGCAAAGTGGCCGCGCCGGAGAAAGAATTGCGAATGCCCTCGATGGCCACGCCCTGCTCCTGCGCAGCGGCAATAATCTTCTCGTAGAGCGTGGGCACCCCCGGCACCCAGGTGGGGGTGTGTTTCTTCATCACATCCATAATCAGCGGCACCTGCGGCGCGGGCAGCATGACCAGCTCCGCGCCCACGTAGACGCCCAGCGTGGCCAG
Coding sequences within:
- a CDS encoding long-chain-fatty-acid--CoA ligase; protein product: MSAYESKAWLQHYGEWTPHHLDYGDTTLVDVYRDNLDKHSERAATWFFGRSQTYAELDVQVRAAAAGLKAFGIRPGDKVAIVLPNCPQHLAAFYAVQLLGATVVEHNPLYTAHEFEGLFADHGARVAIAWDKTAATLEQLRATTPLETIISVNMIEAMPRTKQLLLRLPLPPVTAKREQLSVSAPNTVPWSALIGAAIGGTGKELEYPEVSREDIALILYTSGTTGAPKGAMLSHGNLVSNLIQGKAWVPGLGDKPERFLAALPIFHAYGLTMLATLGVYVGAELVMLPAPQVPLIMDVMKKHTPTWVPGVPTLYEKIIAAAQEQGVAIEGIRNSFSGAATLPVRTVERWEELSGGQLVEGYGLTETSPVLAGNPMNGQRRPGYIGVPFSDTEIRIANPDNLDETMPDGQEGELLVRGPQIFQGYLNNPEATAAAFHKDWFRTGDMGVMEEDGFIRLVSRIKEIIITGGFNVYPAEVEETIMDHPDVVDVAVVGRPRADGSEDVVACVILRDGAALDPEGMKSFARERLTRYKVPRTFYHFESLAKDQLGKIRRREVQADLLKLLETRS